The Gallus gallus isolate bGalGal1 chromosome 5, bGalGal1.mat.broiler.GRCg7b, whole genome shotgun sequence region GTACCTGCCTTCCGCCATCTGCCCACAGGGCTGCGTTCAGCCAGAGAGACCAACAACAACCAccacaaaaacaacataaaagagTACCTTGCGCAGAGACAGTGAAGTTATTTCTCCCATCTGAGAACAGCAGAGAAGTTCAACTCTGTAACACAAGCCGAAGCCACCCCTCAGGACTGCTATCATCCTAGGGCTACGCCAGCCCAGCTGAAGCTCTTTTAAAGAGCCTCAGGTGTGGGGgactgaaatgaaagcagccGTTTGCCTGGCTCCATTCTATTGATAAGTTTGCTGAACTGTAAGTTAAGCTTCACCTTCCTTCTCCCCCAGCCTTTCCCAGGGAATGAGTAACTATTTATTGCATAGTCATCTGTAGGCACACATGTTTTTCACATCTGGTGGAAAATGTACAAAACCAGAAGATGATTATGTCCTGGTCTCCAGCTTTCCTACTCCAGGTACAGAACTGGATTTTATTTACCATGATCCACAAAGAGCTACAGGAACTAAGACATGTATTACAAGCTCCAGAAACCCCTAGGAGCTGTAAAAGTTGCATTTTATAGCACTGATGTCTTCAGCAAAAGCTTTGAGGAAAAGTATCCTCTGTACTGTTTTCCCTCATGAAAACATGGAACAAACTATTTTTGTTGTCTAGGACTTCCTTGACTGTCCAACTTCATGCTGCTGAAGAGTCCTGACTATGATGCTACTGTCTCCTAAACAGattaaagaaggaaagggaTGAGTTCACATTTTGCTTGTGCAGTTTCTGGAGAGCTGGCAGGGCAGCAAGTCTCTCCACCATGTCTGTATGTGTGTAATGCTCAGACAGACTCTCAGTTTTCTCCGCTGGTCATATGGCCCAGTATCTTCCAGATACTGCCAGATGCCAAGTTTCCAACAGCGTAACTTGGCATTTTGCTTCATAGAAATGAGAGTTCTGTCACAGTCATACTTGCATGGGAGAGAATATATAACCTGCTGTAATTGTGAATATGGCCAGGGTCAATCAGATATGCAAAATCTGGAATGCTATCTTTGTATCTTTGAGAAAGAGAATACTGTGATGAGACTTACTCTGCTGTAACTTAccttgcttttattctttggCACACACTAAGCCTACAGAACACTCAAGCCTGTTTATGTGTTCTTTGAAGGGTCCATTATCATCATCTTTGCTGTCATCCCTCTTATGGAAGGAACAACAAATGACATATGTTTTGCATTGGAGGAGAGACCAACACTGTCCCATTAAGTGCACTGTGTCCCACATGGCAAgaaccagtaaaaaaaaaaagttgccttTGCAGGACTGCACAGCTCTTTACCCTGAGCTAGCCATCGTGCTGGCATGGGATGTACTGAGAAGGGAGCCTGGGAAAATCGAAACTGACAGCTGCAGAATGaatatgaatattaaaataaggGCAAGGAGGCCTCTGCTCCAGATGGAGTATAGGGACATGCCTCTGACCTTTTGCTGCTGAACCTGCCTGCCCTCTGGAATTGGCAAGCTGCAGTGGCAGCGGTCTGCAGCCCTCCTCTCATAACCCTTACTGGCTCCTTACTGTAATTTATAGAAAGTCTCCACTTACTGCAACCTGCCAGGCACTCAaaaacagcatgagaaacagaaagagttCTGCTACTGCCAGTTTAGAAGGTAGCAGTGAGGATGAGTTATTGATTATGCTCTTTTGACTGTCAGTAGAAGGCAGGTGCTGAACCAGCTGAGACATCTTCGCGACTTTGTTAGGCAAAGACTGAATGGTGATTCCTACCTACCAGGCTGCCCTTACTCTCTGACCATGTGATTTATCTGAGAGTCCCATTTCCTGCAGTTCCTAAGTAAATGAGTAAATATTCAGTTATGTAAAAGGATGGGTTTGGCTTGAAGAATTCTGCAGAGTGACTCATGCTTCCATGAGTAAATTCCATCCTTTAGAGAGCAAGACAGTCATATATTCTGTTTTGTCCAGCGACAGTTTGGGAAGCTGCTACAAGAAAAAACGTTTTCTTTAGCTTTATACAGACTGCGTAATCCATTGCTGTTGTGCTTGCAAACATAACCAGCCTTTTTgggtgaaaagaaaaactgatgtAACTTGGAAGTTTTGAGTATTGAAATGTCAGCTAGAAAGCAGATTGCAATTTAAAAAGCCAAAGGTCTAACAAAAGGACACTGGGGCAGTAAGTCCTTCAGAAAATGACAATTATTTACACAGGTCTCCATATATTTTGCCCGAGTGCATGCTTACAAATAGTAAGCTGCAGAAATAGAGATGTAAAAAGCACCCGGAAATGAGAATTGCATCAGCTAGCacatccctccaccccacccaCTTGCCACAATGACAGtgcaaaggaagagagagaagcagcaaaagcagGACATCTCTGCAACAGCAGAGCCCTTACTGTAACATGCATGCATGGAAACGTGGGAAGAGGGGTCCAGTGGTGTTCAGACCGTGGCTAATCAGTTATGTGTAGTGATACGTGTTAGTGCAAGCCAAAGTGAAACTTATCCTTTAGCTTTTAGTTTTCTTAGGACAGCTCAAATGATTTGATGTGGCTATGCTGTCGAAGTCTGAAGAACACAAAATAAGAACACTGTGGAGTGTGAAccaattttctgtattttaccCTTTGAAGTATCTAAAAATTGGAAGAGTTCTGGCTCTGGGAGCTTTCCTGTGTTGACATTTTAGCCAATCTTTTTAGTATGCTAATCTACTGATCAAGGCACTTAGTGCTGGGGTCCAGCCTTCTCTGGTTTAGGTAAAGAACAtccatcattttcattttgctttaaaatgctgtttcatAATTAACAGAGTCCTACAGTACCACCATCCAGCAGATAAAGACTCCTCCCATTTTATAATGGAGAAACTGAGCCATAAAACTGGACGAATCTGTTCAGGTCTCGGCATAAATTAAAGGGGGAGAGACAAGACTGGAACACGACATAGCTATGTCCAGTGCCAGTTTCATTCCTTCACATGCTGACACGTTATGAAAGCAAAGCCCTCAGAGTCAGAGCAAAAGCAGGACTGATCGTGCTGGGAATAACTTGCTGATTTTTAGGAACAAGTTAGACCTCAGATAGAACAGCGAGATTTCACTGACCTCTCCAGGGCTGGTCAGCACCAACAGTGGGTTAATGCCAACCTCTGAGCTGGGCTTTGGTTCATACTGTACATATTTTAATGTTGCAGTTTGGCATCATCATCATCCACCCCAGCAGCACCATCGGATTGGACTTAATCTTTCAGGAGCAAGGACCTGAGAAAATGCAAGAGGAGCAGAAGTTAAACAACACTGTGTAGAACCTcttgcacagcagcaccaaTGCTCGATCAAATGCCACCTGAGTTCAGTGGAAATGGTCTGCCTGTTAGCccaagagaaaaaatagaaacgTTTCCTTATTCAGCAACTTCTATAGCTTTATTTTGCACGTTTAGTCTGTGAAAGCTAATATGGAAAAGAGGGCaagcaggctgaggaagggaCAATCTTCCCCAGAGAGACTTTGTCACATTTCAAACTTTTCCACCACTCTCTAGCTTCAGCACTTCCCACTACTGCAATGGAAGGTAGCAGTGgaaaaataacaggaagaataaaattcCTTATGGATACAAGTGAGGAAAATTGACCCCATCCCTACAGTCAAAGTCAGTCACTTAAAAGAAATCACAACAAATCCTGCCTCCATCTTCCATGTGCAAGAACAACGCCCTTCATTTACTCACCTcattctgttggtttttttttgttatgagTCTTTTCTATTAGAAGCTATCTGAAGCAGAAAATCAGTGTCAATCATGTCAGATGACTGCTCACCTCCCGAGCTTCTACTGATGCTCCTAAGATCACAAAGGACACATAAAAATTTGGCATTTGCaactttctcatttttgtaaGCCAGGTTAGTTAACACTAGCATATTAAAACCTGTAACCCATTTTTAACAGAATCAGAAGGCTTCTGATCTGCTGACCATCACTGCAGACACGTTGGGACCATGACGGTATTGAGACATCCTAGTCAGCTCGCTCTGGCCTACTGTACTAAAGGCAGGCCCTCTGGTATTTGAATAGGCACTGGACAGCTAAGAGGAACCTGATGCTATAAGTTACCTTATGTTATAAATAATGGAGATTTGCTCTCAGTTCTGTTCTCAGTAACAAGCAGCTCAAACATGAGCAAGTGAAGATTTTACTGGATCCTATACCCCAAAGACCACACCCAATTTTATTTGCCTGAGCCACAGAATTAGAACAATCCTACCATACCaacatttttatcttaaaaactTTGGTTTCACTGTGACAGTAGTAAAGTACCATTTGCTCTGCACTAGTTACATATTTAATGTGCCCATTAGCCTATCCAGCCAGCCTTGTCTTAGAAGCCTCTCATCTTACATTCATAACCTTTGCAAGCCAAATTTTTTATCAAGAGAAAACACTTATCGATCTTTTTCAGTCAAATGTTCACTTTCTATCCTGCCAGACAGAGGCTAACACTCACAGTGCTGTGTAGATGCTGGTGTCTAGAACCTGAACCGGATGAGATGTTCACGCCCATGCACACACGGCGTAAATACAAATTCCTGGGATGCAGAACTAAACTTCCTAATCTGCCCTTGAGACTGCTGACGGAACAAGGTGCTCAGCCAACCCCATGTAATACAGAATGGCAGAACTACATTCTAAGGTTGCCTTTTGTTCTGCATTCATGCGGCATTGGGCCTGCTCAGCACCGGCACCTTCCCCTCTGTCTCACAGCTCCTAtagcctctctgccccacaccgCACACCTCACAAGACTCCTTCCATCACCAGCAAGGCACAAAGCACTTCTGGTTTTTGCAACCAACATGTCCGTTGGTGGAAGGACTGGTCCTTATCGTGAGAACCAAAACTGTCTATTTCTGGCTTGAGATTGATGTACATCTCTCCTTATCCTATTTTTCAAGCCTTTTCAGATGTTCCCTCAGCTGCGtttcttgtttctttggttTCACTAATGGACTCTCAAAGAAATGAGGCACCATCCCCGTCAGGTCACCATGACAGAACGGAATGGCCGCTGGGATGTCAGCGAGGTGTCACAGCGGCAGCAAGTTCCTTCACttgcaaagcagagctgtgcagatgaGTGCGAGCCTTACACACCATAAGATACACCCACGGGCACAAAAATGGCACAGGTTTGCTGAGAGCGGTTGTGTGGGACAACTCTCTACCATATTCCGGCACAGGCGGCCCAGGGAAGCTGCGGACGCGGCGCGGATCCCCTCAGACAGACTCCCACACGGAGGGCAGCGCGGCGATCACCTCAGCGCTCCCGCTGTGCCCAGAGCCCCTCAGCTCTCAGCGCGCGCCGAATAACCGTTACGGGTCGTTGTGCCGCCAGCCGCACGACCGCCCGCGCCGctcatcccccccccaccccgctccccgccgccctccgcccCGACGTGTCGGCGGGCACGTCCCCACCGCCGCGTCCCGCCCGCCGCACGTCAGCCGCCCGGCCCTTACTTAAGGCGGCGGCCGCCTCACCCACCCCGCTACGACCGCAGCCGCGCTAGAAGGGGAAGACGCCGGGTAGGTGCCGGCCGGGGCGTTCGCTGGGGGGGACAAGTGAGGGAGGGGGGTCGCTCCGGGGAAGGTGCGGTGGCCTCTGGAATCCCGCGCGAGAACTCCGGCCGTGCCAGCTCCGCCGAGCACAGCCCGCCGCACAGCTGCGCTTCCTCTCCTCGCTGCCCGAGTGCCTGCGTGCCCTGCTGGGAACGGAGCGCTTGGCACGTGGAGGTTACAGCCCGTCTAACCACGTCGATGGCTTTGAAAAAAACGTAATAAAATtgaggctgggagagctggtaGCTGCACTCGGGAGTACTGTGTTCCAGGGACGTAAGGAGGAAGGTGCCTTAGTGCAGGATGCAGGTCTTGCTTGGAAACAGATCCATGGAGTTTGAGGAGCACAGCATTTCTGAGTAGGCCATGTGAAGGTGTTGTGTAACTTCAGCTCTGAAAAGGCTTGAGACATAGAGTACCGGTTCTTCAGGGCAGCGGGACTGCAGGTTGGTAGGCTGTGCTGGCAGTAGAAGCACTAAAATGGCTTCCTTTACCTACATGTAACATGGATGATCACTTAGAGCATTCTGCTAATGCTGCTGGAGTGCCATCCAGCTATATCATCGGTACTTCTCAGGCTGTGTTTGCAGGAACAATCTTAAACAGTGCATTGGCAACAGCAATTCAGTTTTTAACCATTTGGTCTTATTGCCAGACGCCTTAGGAATGTAATTTAGATGTGTTTTCTTACTATCTTTTACCATCTTATTTTATCATCTGCGTGTTGTGAATATTCCAGTGTCAGGAAGCCTGCAGAAATAACgcgctgcttttctttcagcagtaCACCATGTCTCTCAAGGATCATCTCATCCACAATGTCCACAAAGAGGAGCACGCTCATGCCCACAACAAGATCAGCGTGGTTGGTGTGGGTGCAGTTGGAATGGCTTGTGCCATCAGCATCCTGATGAAGGTAAGTGTCAAGCTGGGGATGAAGCGATGCAGTTCAGACTATCTGAAACCTAAAAGAGGGGGATGAGAAGCAATCTCCCTTACTAGACTAATGGAGCTAGGATGCATGACGACCTTTTGGTTGTATATTCCTTTACTCGAGcctgaaaagaagcagcagatttCAGCAATTTCCTGTCAGTGGCTTGTAGTTCTTCTAAACCATGTTTTCCCCAGTATCAGACACAATATGTCCTGACTCAGGAGCTGTATTTACCATTGGCTAACTTCCAGATGCCCTTCTAAGCAGGAGCCATCTAACATTCTAGGCATACAGAAAGAGTAAAAACTGAGGAATCATTTTGTCTGAAGCTGAGAAAAGTGAGTAATGGAATAGTTCTTGGCAGTGTGAATTGGAAAAGGTGGCCCAAGGCAGTCTGAATTGTCTTCTGCATTGCATTATTATATTGAAAATACTGTGGCAACACCAAGCTTGTTTTACTTAACTGCAAAGTAGGTTGCTTACAAAAACTATCAAGTTACTCTTCATCACTTTCCTGCTACATTGTCCAACTATTTGACGTAGTGTAGATAGGAAAAGTATACAACTAACTCAAGTGGATATCCCAGGAGACTAATTTAAATACCCAGTGTTGGAGGAAATTAAGGGACGCTGATGAATTCAATTGCTTAAATGGATCGCTACTTATAAAAACAATTGTAAGTTCACAGTTTTCTCTGAGTAAATAACTCATAGTAAACCTAACTCTTTAATGCTGGTCTCACACAGGACTTGGCAGATGAACTTACCCTTGTTGATGTTGTGGAGGACAAGCTGAAAGGAGAAATGCTTGATCTCCAGCATGGCAGCCTCTTCCTCAAAACACCAAAGATTACATCTGGCAAAGGCAAGTAGTTGGCTCCAATGGAGTCACTTATTTCCAGTCAATAGCGACATCAAACTGGCAATCCATGTCTAGCACTTGTCCTGTCATCCTAATTATTAGGGATGCAACTTCATTTCTGTTCCTACAGAAACAGTACTCAGCTGACACAGTTTCATGTATCTTTTTAGGGTTGGTCCAACTAGTACtttcagtacagaaaaaataaacttcttaaGTACTCATGGACCTCTGAAGAATTTTGTTTCTCAAGCAGTTAACTTCTGAATGCTTTACCAGTTATCTGTCAGTTATAAACGCTGGATAGATTGAATCTTAGTGGTAGGTTGACCAGGGCAAGCAATAGCCATCTCACACCCTAGTAAATACGTGGCTCCAGCATCCACTGGTAGTAGATTATCAGAGCAGtaccttcttccttctcctccttctgtgCAACTGTTGCACTGGAGGCCAACCCAATAGCTACTTCCTATGCCCACCAATGGCTGACAAGCATGAAATACTGTTGGTCAAGTTAAGCTTAGTTAAGACTTGAACATGCTTTTAAGGTTGCCACTTGCAGCAATAAGCAGTCTTCAAAGTTGTTAAACTTTTTGTAGAAGTGAAGTCTCGAATAACAGCACTCAAACTTGAGAGTTTCAGATATCAATGCTAAAAGCAACTGTGCTCCTGAACCATAGATAGAAAGAGGTCACATTTGACACACAGCCTTTTGTCTTCAGATTACAGCGTGACTGCACACTCCAAGCTGGTCATTGTCACTGCTGGTGCCCGTCAGCAAGAAGGAGAAAGCCGTCTTAACTTGGTCCAACGCAATGTCAATATCTTCAAATTCATCATTCCCAATGTTGTGAAATACAGTCCTGACTGCAAGCTGCTGATTGTCTCAAACCCAGGTTTGTCTTGTATTGCCTTAGCAAGAGATCTATCTTAAAATACCATTTACTTCAGTACAGTGGTGTCATTGTATCTATATAACCAAGCATAGGTTTTAGCAAAGTAGTTACGCCAACTGAGCACATAGCAAGAAGTGTTGTCTTCCCTCTGCACACTCAGCAAGTTGATTCTTTGAGAGATAAATCAGGCTCCTTCCAACTTCTGGGCTGCCAGTTAAGCACAGGACACAGTAAGGAGTACTGGTAATTATATGCATAGCATCAAACAGCCtcttattttgcatttaaaacagTCCTCAGGGCCCTCTGGCCAACTGCTGAGCATTGCTTCATTCTCTATGCCACCTAACTGGCATGTGGATAAAATCTCTACAGATAAACAGAAGATGCTACCCCAGGTATCAGACTGCTCGTGACTGGCACTTATCCTCCCTGTTCTGCTTACAGTGGATATTTTGACCTATGTGGCCTGGAAGATCAGTGGCTTTCCTAAACACCGTGTTATCGGTAGTGGCTGCAATCTGGACTCAGCCCGTTTCCGCCACCTCATGGGAGAAAGACTGGGCATCCATCCTCTGAGCTGCCATGGGTGGATTGTTGGAGAGCATGGAGACTCCAGTGGTAAGGGCAAAATCTGGTTATTACATAGAGCttctcatacttttttttttttccttcaagaaacATAATCTGCAAGGGCTACACCAGAATGCTGCTCAGAAACTTATACACTGCATGAACTTAAGAATGCAAGTCCTACTTTAAGTCTTGTACAGCAACAGAGTAACCCTAGATGATCTATATTTGACCTGAGTTACTCTGCTTAGAAAAGGTCATTACTGTAACCTAAGGAGACTAAAAATGTCTAGGCTAAGTTGTTCCCATAACTCTctaaaaagcaaactgaagaaGCAAGAGGGTGAAGATCTATGCAAGAGGCTTCCAGAGATCTGCACTACATCTCTAGTGGGAGTCACTCAGTTGTCTTCACTGGCATCATTTGATTACTTCAAGTACCATATTTAAGAATGGAAGTGTGGAGTCAAGTCTAGAAGAGGACAAGAGAAACAATGATAATCTTCTCATTTAGTCTGCACTTCTCtagcaacagcagagcagcactgtctGCTTCCTGACACCCAATAAGAGTGCATTTGGAATCCATATTTATTTTGAGGAACTGTTGTGAAGTATGGAGTTACTGCTATTTTTAGTTCACTCTGCTTaggtgttttgctttcataaaGGTACATTCAAACCCTGCAACATGTATCAAGAAAGGTGTTCATGAGTTGTGGGGTTCTTAGCCTACAACTTAGATTGGTCTCATATTTCATACTATTTCCAAAATCAAGCCTAAATCTGTGATGCATCACAAACTAATCCAGGTAGTTCTTACCTTAACTGTTAACTTGAGAATTAAACTGTTGTCTTTTGGTTGGGAAGATTTGAGGTAATTTAATCTCTCTGCAACTTAGTGCCTGTCTGGAGCGGAGTGAATGTTGCTGGTGTCTCCCTGAAGGCTCTTCATCCAGACATGGGAACTGATGCAGACAAGGAGCACTGGAAGGAGGTTCACAAGCAGGTGGTGGACAGGTaataccactttttttttttttccccaacatgAGAACATACGATGGAGAACTAAAACATCCATGAACTGCATTATTGATTTCTGGTTTAGTAAGTGCCCAAAATGAAGgtcaaaatgcagaaataatacAACTTCAATGTTTGAAGGACTAATGTACATTTAGTGGAGTTGATTTTGTCATGGTTAGCGAGCTTTAAGTAAAGAAAGTGTTTTAACTTCCAAGTTTCTAGTGTTAGCAAGGGGCATGGTGTGAAATACAAACAGTGTATTTCAGTCCTGCCAGCTATCAGTCATGTTTCCACTGTTTCCAAATTGTTTAAGGTATCAAAAGCCTTTCCTACAGATCTCAACTAGTTCCACTGATTCTACttgttttttaataagtaaCTTTCACTCTGCAGTGCCTATGAGGTCATCAAACTGAAGGGTTACACATCATGGGCTATTGGCCTTTCTGTGGCAGATCTAGCTGAAACTATCATGAAGAACTTAAGAAGAGTGCACCCAATCTCTACAGCTGTTAAGGTGAGCAGCTCCTTTTTGCCAACTTTTCTTTGTCTTAACTGAGAACTAAAAACTTAAGAATCCTGAGCAACAGTGACAACATTCTAATTTCTGTTAAGCTTACCTGAACTTTCCACATTAGAATACTCTATAAAATAGACATGCACAAACCCTAGCCTAACTATCCTTACCTACTTTTCAGGGCATGCACGGAATAAAAGATGATGTCTTCCTAAGTGTTCCTTGTGTACTGGGCAGCAGTGGCATCACTGATGTAGTGAAGATGATCCTAAAACCtgatgaagaggagaaaataaagaagagcgCAGATACACTCTGGGGAATTCAGAAAGAACTACAGTTTTAAAGTTGTCCAAGCAATTCACTGCAGTTGAACGGTTTAGTGGTTTGTCTTAATGTTGCACTTTCCAAGTAGGTCAAATCCTTTGGTGTATGTATCTCAACtagaaaacaaactaaaaccTGAACAAACGAGTTTCCTAAAGGTGGCCATTAGGAAACTATTCTAGGGTTTTCCCTGTTCTCAGACACTTGTATTCTTAGCCAGAGCTCCAGCCACCTAGTATTGTACAGTGAAGTGGTGTGACATCAATCCAGCAttgaaagcagcactgcctttCCCTCACCTTGTTTAAACATTAGCCCAGAACAATAACTAACCAGCTAACTAACACAACGTGAAACCAAAGACTATTTTCTTGCAGTCACAGGATTGTCAAACTATTTGACAAACCTTCTCTGCCAGCTGAATAGcttaaatatttcactgttgGTAGGTccaaatattttcctaacaCTTCTTTGGAACTTGTGTATACCTTTTTTTTAGAGGAACTTATTTTTGTGTACTGTATCAGACTAGTTGTAAATTTGTCTCCAAAGcacatttaaagaaaaggttAAAGTTTATATATGCAACAAGACAATGACCCGTAGTACCAGCTCCAACACCAAATAAACCATGAAACATATTTCAGCCTCCTGAGTCTTCTTTGATAGGGCATTGTGGTGCATAGTGTTCTTGGCCTTAGAGGCAGTGCATCAACAAATGCAGAAGTCTTTGTTTTTCCtagtattcttttttaaagaaaaagcacaaaaaccaTTAAGGCTTCTAAGGTACTGTATGCTACACTCCACCATGGCCATAATCTGATGGTAGAACAAGGCAAGTCGAGAGAACCATTGCTAAGCTTACTTCAGGAAAACAATCAGTGGATGGCAGCAGCTACATCAAACAGCAGTGCCTTGAATTTTTGAGGTTCCCAGCTTTGATCTGGCATAAGGAAGTTTAGTTACAAACTCCAGCTGTGAATTATTCTCAATCAGGACACTGGCGCATCTTCCAGCTATCataagtaaaacaaaagaatgGTTAAGCTGATAGCACATGAGATAGGGTTGTTTGTAAAGAAAGTGCATTCAACACAATTCtatagaggaagaaaatatgcaaCAAGTTTTATTCAGCTTAAGTCCACCAGCACAAAGATTACAGGAAATAGAAAGTGCATTAATAAAAGCTAGTAtttaccaaaaagaaaatatattattgattcaaaatattttacagttgaATGATGCAATAACTTATTCTGGGCACCTACTGATTAAGAGAAAGATCAAGAAAATGGCTGCTTCACAAGTAAATCTAACTTCCCAGTTAAAGTCTGAGAGTTTAgtagagatcactgagtccagcaGTCTTCCTTGCTTTCTGCATTAATGCTCTCAGCTGGAACTGCTTGCGAGACAGAAGACGTACATgctgcaaagaaacaacaagaaCAGCTGGCTGATAAAAATGGTAGCTCTATAGCAATCCAAAATTTGAAAGCATGACCCAAATGAAATGTCTGTTTTGGGAAATATTAAATGCATTGGTTCATTAAATGGCATTTCCTTAGCCTAGAATGACTCGCTACCATATACAATCACTATAGTATATTGTTATGATTTTAGTAATCAGATCCTCACATCCCTATCAGAAGTCATACGTATTCTAAGTTGAATGAAAGACAAATACAATTCCCATGGTATCACTTCTTTTAatagaagcaaaacagaactaGCAAGCTATGTAAGAACAAAATATGTCTCTACTGAGGGCACTGTCCACTGAACATTTAAAGCAAAGCTAAGATGGTAAAAGGGTGGAATCTCACCTGTTAGAAAGGGACACGACTGGTAACTCTTGTTAGCCAGGGGACCCAGTTAGAGTGTCATACTTCGGCACGCTGATCTTTTCAGATCCAACTGCCACGCTAATTACTATGACATTTCATGAAGTTCTAGTCTCCATGTTAAAAAGTGTTGAATTCAAAAGTTCAAAATAGAAATAGGTACACAAGAAAACTAAGcattaagaaaagcaaaggaaagaagtaaATGATCTAAGTTCTTGACTAAAGGCACAAAACTTGCACGCTTATCAAGaacagctcttctttttcttccatgagCCTAACAGTCCACTGCCTGCTGCAAGAATGGCATCAATAGACTGCAGGTGGAAAGCTGACTGAATTCTCTAGTCACCCTTAAAGTTGGCTTTTCCAAAGTAAAGTGTATATTGACACTAACAGTAAATAACCTCTATGTATCTATAATGCTTTTAAATTAGCCCATCCTAATCCTGATATTCTTCTGAGACTTGTGTTTCAACCCATATGTACTTACTGTATTTCTTCAGCAGGAACATCATTAACATCAAAAAACTGAACATAAGAATTCAAAGTACTTACACACATTTAAAGCgcacatattaaaaatatctcaAGAAGCCTACCTTTAAAAAGACATCTAGATCTATCACTCCACGCCTTAATGCTTCCCCAAGATAAAAGATGGTGTCTTCAATTGCATTTTCCTCTGCATATAAGTTCAGGATCTGCT contains the following coding sequences:
- the LDHA gene encoding L-lactate dehydrogenase A chain, whose product is MSLKDHLIHNVHKEEHAHAHNKISVVGVGAVGMACAISILMKDLADELTLVDVVEDKLKGEMLDLQHGSLFLKTPKITSGKDYSVTAHSKLVIVTAGARQQEGESRLNLVQRNVNIFKFIIPNVVKYSPDCKLLIVSNPVDILTYVAWKISGFPKHRVIGSGCNLDSARFRHLMGERLGIHPLSCHGWIVGEHGDSSVPVWSGVNVAGVSLKALHPDMGTDADKEHWKEVHKQVVDSAYEVIKLKGYTSWAIGLSVADLAETIMKNLRRVHPISTAVKGMHGIKDDVFLSVPCVLGSSGITDVVKMILKPDEEEKIKKSADTLWGIQKELQF